In the Profundibacter amoris genome, AAACATCGCGGCCTTTGTGGGTGTTGATCCCTGTTATCATTATCATGGTACCTACCGCCCTTGTTCTGAAACAGCCGGATCTGGGCACTGCCATCCTGCTTGTGGCGGGGGGCGGTATTCTTATGTTTCTGGCCGGTGTCAGCTGGTTCTATTTCGCGGCTATCATTGCTGCGGTGGCCGCCGCTATTACTGCGGTTTTCGAGTTTCGCGGCACCGAATGGCAGTTCCTGAAGGATTATCAATATCGCCGGATTGACACCTTTCTGAACCCCGCATCCGATCCTTTGGGGGCCGGGTACCACATCACCCAGTCAAAGATTGCGCTGGGGTCCGGCGGGCTAACGGGGCGCGGGTTTATGCAAGGCACACAGGCACGGCTGAATTTCCTGCCGGAAAAACACACCGATTTTATTTTCACTACACTGGCCGAGGAATTCGGCTTTCTGGGCGCGATGTCATTGCTGGGCCTGTACGCCCTGATAATCGTGTTCTGTGTGGTGTCGGCAATAAGAAACAAGGACCGCTATGCATCGCTTATCACCCTTGGGGTGGCGGCCACGCTGTTTTTGTTCTTTGTGGTCAATATGTCGATGGTGATGGGGCTGGCCCCTGTTGTCGGGGTGCCTTTGCCGCTGGTGTCTTATGGTGGCTCGGCCATGCTGGTGCTGTTGATCGCCTTTGGCTTGATGCAGAGCGCCCACGTCCATCGCCCCCGTTAAACGATGGCGCCCCGGATCAATTTCAGCGCCGGATGATCTGCCTGATGGGTCCGGCACAACAGGCCGATTTTGCGCGCTTCCTTACCGATAGGCTGGAACCTCATATCGGGAAACCTGTCGACCAACCCGGCCCATTTCGGCACCACCGCCACGCCTAACCCGCTTTGCACCATAATGGCGATGGTATCCAGTGCGTCCAGTTCGCACAGAACCCGCAGGGTTTCATTGCAGTGTGTTGCAGGCTCAGTTAAAATAATGAAACTGCTCCATTTCGTCTCCGAACTCAAATATAGTTCGCTATAAGCGAATTTTATCTTGACGATAAGCTGCCATACCCTTATATACATTTTGTGTGAATACGGAATAAGTCCTCAAACCTAGCTTTGACTTATAGTCGAGGCGCGGAGAGTGAGAACTCTCTACCGTTTCATCCGCACAGGCCGCGAGGCCCCGGCGACGGGGAGTGCGCGGGCGGCGGGCGAAGCAGACGCGATAGCCGAGAACAGCTATCGCGTCTAGGTAAAGGGTGTAAGTCGTTGGTTCCGTTTTCTGGTTGGTGAGAACCCTTGGTTAGTTTGTCCATATCGGGCCTGCGGCCAAGGCAACCAGAAAGGAGAAAGTCTATGGCTTTTTTCGAGACACGCCAACGGCGGCGGTGGCGCAAATTGCGGAGGAAACTCCAAAAATTGCGTCGTGGGTTTTGGGGGAAACTTCAACGCCCCCTAACTTGGAAGCTCATTGTAAAGATGGGCTTCATCATCTACCGGATCTACCGGTTGGTGCTTTGGGTTCTTGATCTCTTCGATTAGACCGCTAACCCAATATCTAATGAAAGGCTAACTTAGGCAGGATCATGATAAACGAAGCTCTCAGACTGTTACGGGTTTTTCATGACCTTAAGCAATTTGAAATGGCCGAAAAACTTGGCATTTCCAAATCCCATATATCTGAAATAGAAAAAGGCACTAAAAGCCCGTCTCTTGACCTAATCGAACGTTATGCTTCAGAATTCAATGTCCCTGTTTCCTCTATTATGTTTTTTGCCGAAAAAATTCCAGACGCCAAAGATGGTGGGAAAGTGAAGGCCAAAATTGCGACAAAAGTCTTGGATATTCTGAAATTTGTTGAGCGTAAAGCCAATGCTTAAAGAAACAACAATAAACACGTATTCGTTGCGAGATAGCCCCTTTTTCCGACTTCGAAGTCGGAAAAAATTAGCGCAGCTTTTGCGAGTGTCACCTAAAACCCTTTCTGAAATCTCCCAAAGGGAAGATCTCTATTCAAGATATTGGAAAAGCAAAAAAGGCGACGTTTGGCTGAAAAGCCCGCCTGACGAAGTGGATGCCGACAAATACCGTCCTATAGATATTCCAGTTCACCGCCTAAAATCTCTACAGGCAAGGATCGCAAAATTGCTTTCTAGAATTACGCCTCCAGAGTGGTTGTTTAGTCCCGTCAAAGGTCGATCATATGTCGACAATGCAGCTTATCATAAGGGCGCAAAAGCATATTGGTTATTGGATATTGAAAATTTCTTTCCGAGTTGCTCTGGCAACAATGTGGTGCATTTCTTTTCCTCAAAGTTGGAATGCTCCCCCGATGTAACGGCTATTCTGGTCCATATAACGACAATCCTAGATACTGACACAGATCGTGTAGGGCTACCGCAGGGGGCTCCGTGCAGCCCAATATTAGCGTATTTTTCAAACCTAGATATGTGGGCTGAGATCGAAAGCATAGTCAAAAGAGCATCATTGAAACACGGGGTATATGCTGACGATATTACCATATCTGGGGGTATGGTGCCCAAGGCCGCGATATGGGAAATAAAAAAAGCAATTCATAAACATGGGCATAAAATTAAGGCCGCAAAAGAAGTCAGTTTGATACATGCGCCAGCCGATATTACTGGCGTTATAGTTGCCGAAGGAAAAACAAAATTGCCAAACCGCCAGTGGAAGAAACTCAACGAGTTACGGGCGGCTCGAAGCGTTGCCAAGGGTTCTAAACTGAAGCAACGACTGGACAATCAAATTTCTGGCCGTATTGCACAGAAAAACCAAGTTGAGCAGTCTTAATTGTGTGGCGCTATATACTCCTTACCAAAGCTACACAGCCAAAGGACGTAAGACATGTTGATTTTTCACCTTGCCTATAACGTCACCGATCTGGATCTGACCCGCGCCTTTTATGGCGGGGTGCTGGGATGTGTCGAGGGGCGCAGCACCGATACATGGGTTGATTTCAACTTTTTCGGCCACCAGATTTCGCTGCATCTGGGCGAACCCTTTGAAACCCGCGCCACCGGCAAGGTGGGCGATCATATGGTGATGATGCCGCATCTGGGTGTTGTGCTGGCGATGGATGAATGGCAATCCTTGGCCGACCGCCTGAAGGATGCGGGCATCGAATTTGTCATCCCGCCGACCCTGCGCTTTGCCGGGCAGCCGGGCGAGCAAAGCACGATGTTCTTTCTGGATCCGTCAGGCAATCCGATCGAAGTTAAGGGATTTGCCGATATGGCCGGAGTGTTTGCTACATGACCACCATCCTGTTTGCCGCCGGTTCCAAGCGCTGGGCGGAATACGAAACCCCGTTGCGCCGCGCACTGGATGCGCTGGGGCTTGACTATACCCTGTCGCCCGAAACGGATGATCCGGCGCAGGTGGATTACATCATTTATGCGCCCAACCCGTCACTGCACGACTTTACCCCGTTAACCAATGCCAAGGCGGTGCTCAGCCTTTGGGCGGGGGTCGAGCGGATTGTCGGAAATGAAACCCTGACCATGCCGCTGGCCCGTATGGTAAATGACGGCATGACCGAAGGCATGGTGGAATGGGTGGTCGCCAATGTGTTGCGGCATCATCTGGGGCTGGACAGGTATGTGTTGAACCCGACCCGTGAATGGGCACCCCGTGTGCCGCCACTGGCGCGGGACCGCAAGGTGGCGGTGCTGGGGCTGGGCGCGCTGGGGCAGGCCTGTGCAAAAGGGTTGGCCGGGATGAATTTCGACGTCACCGGCTGGAGCCGCAGCCGCAAGGATATTGCGGGGATCACCTGTCTGTCCGGTGATGACGGGTTGGCGCAGACCCTTGCGCGGGCGGAAATTCTGGTGTTGTTGCTGCCGTTGACAGCGGATACCGAAAACCTGCTGAATGCAAAGCGGCTGGCGCAGATGCCCGCAGGGGCGGTGGTGATCAACCCCGGACGCGGCCCTTTGATTGATGACGACGCCCTGCTGGCGGCGCTGGATAGCGGACATATCGCCCATGCCACGCTGGATGTGTTCCGCAAGGAACCATTGCCCGCTGATCACCCTTATTGGGCGCACCCCAAAGTCACAGTTACCCCGCATATCGCCTCGGATTTCCGAACCGATAGTGCTGCGCAGGTGATCGCCGAGAATATCCGGCGGGGCGAGGCGGGGGAGCCATTGCTGCATCTGGTTGATCGCGGTGCGGGGTATTAGAGCGACAGCCTGTTTTCTTTTAAAGAAAACAGATCGATATCTTTGCAAGATTTAGGGGCCGTTATCGCAGGATCGGCGGGTTTTCCGGATCGCGCCCGGGGGCTGCGGGGCTGTGGGCGGCCGGTTTCTTTTCCGGCAGATCAAACCGTAAACCGGTTTTCTGCAAGGTGGCAATCAACGGGTCATCCCCTGCAATAAAGGTCACATCCAGCGGGGTTGCAAAGCCGCTGAAACTGACGGCCTCGCTGACCGCTTTGGCCAGGGCGATCTCGGCTTCCGGCAGGGCGTCGATAATCGCCAGCATGTGCCCGCTGTTGCCGCCCTCGTATTCCACAGCCACAAGATAGGCGGTTTTGGCCAGACCGGCGGCGATGGCCAGCTTGCTGTCCAGTGCGGCCAGCAAGGTTTCGGAGATGCCCGAGGGGGTGGAAAAACCGACGGGTCTGGCCTGAATTTCATCCGGTGCTTCATCCAGTATTTCACCCAGCCACGCCATTGCATCCGCCGGTATCAGGATTGACGATGGCGCCACGCCAGGATTGACCGCCAACCCGATCCCTTGCCCCGACAGCATCTTTGCTGCCACACGTCCCGACAGGGTGGCGTGATGGGCCGTGGCTTTGACAAATTCAGCCAACCGTTCCTCGCGATCGAACACCAGCAGATATTTTGCCCCGTCCACCTCGAACACCTCGGGTTTGATGGTATCGCCCTGTGCCTCGGCTTCCAGCAGCAGGAATAATTCGCTATCTGCCAGCCGTTCAAAGAACCGCAGGCGCCGGGCTGTGTCTTCGGGGGCAGCTTGCATTGCCGCATGGGCGGTATCTAGCGGGGTTGGGTCAGTCATCCAGAACCTCTTTTACACGGGTTTTCAGCGCCGGTAGCAGATCGGTTGTAAACCACGGATTTTTCCTGATCCAGCCTGTATTGCGCCAGGACGGATGGGGCAAGGGGAATAGATCGGGCGCATGGTCGCGCCAGCCCTGAACGGTGCGTGTCACCCCGCCGCTGGCGGCTTTGCCCAGATGCCATTTCTGGGCGTATCCGCCAACCAGCAGGGTCAGGCGGACCTGTGTCAGATGGCGGATAAGGTCATCGCGCCATGTCTCGGCGCAGAGTTTGGGCGGCGGCAGGTCTGACCCTTTGGCATCATACCCCGGAAAGCAAAAGCCCATCGGCGCAAAGGCGAATTTCTGCAGGTCGTAGAAGGTGCGGCTATCCACCCCCAGCCAATCGCGCAAACGATCACCCGAGGGATCATCAAACGGTTTGCCCGAGTCATGTACCCGTGCGCCCGGCGCCTGTCCGGCAATCAGGATACGGGCCTGCGGATCCAGCCAGATAACGGGACGTGGCTGATGGGCTGTGGCCGTGGCCGCAAAGCGGACGGCGCAAAGGCGGCAGGCTTGTAGGCGGGCAATAAACTGATCCATTTAATATGGTTCCATTCGATGAAATTACCCCAAGGTTTTCTAAGTTGCAATTTAGGCTTGCTTATGTTTCTATATTTTTAGTAACATAGAAATATGGAACAAAAAAATATCACCCCTTTAAGCATTGAGCGCGCCGCATCAACATTTGCCGCCCTTGGTTCAGAGCAACGGCTAACAGTGCTAAACATTCTGGTTAGAGCTGGAGACGCTGGAATTTCCATTGGCACGCTTGGAAAACGCAGTGGCATCACAGGGTCGACCCTTACACATCATTTGAAAATCCTGACTCAAGCGGGCTTGGTACAGCAAACAAAACGCGGACGATCAATTATCTGCGCCGCTGTTGCCTATGATCAGATCAATACTCTTTCACAGTATCTGCTGTCCGAATGTTGTGCCGATTGTGCCTTGGAAAGCGGGGATCCTGAAATTGACTGATCATACGCATAGCTATAGCCGCAAAGACGCCGGACCCCCGCTATGGAAACGAATAGACAAAGCGTGGGTGGTAATACTGTTAATCCCGATATTGCTGGTAATTTTTGACAGACCGCAATTGTTCCCAACAGTAATATTTGCAGCACAAGCAATATTGAAAACTGGAGTCTTTATCGTATTTGCTGTGCTTGCCGTTGGTTATCTAAAGGCAACCGGGGCAGAAACATTGCTGGCGCGCGCTTTTGAGGGGCGCGAAGTAAGGATGATATTGATGGCCGCGCTACTGGGCGGGTTGTCACCGTTTTGCTCCTGCGAGGTAATCCCATTTATCGCCGTGCTATTGGCCGTTGGCGCGCCATTGTCTGCCGTCATGGCGTTTTGGTTGTCCTCTCCGATAATGGATCCGGCAATGTTTCTAATTACGTCAGGCACATTAGGGTTTGATTTTGCCATCGCCAAAACGATTGCCGCAGTCGGAGTTGGATTGCTAGGCGGGTTTACCGTGAAAATCTTTGCCAAAAGCATGGTTTTTTCCAACCCTCTTCGTCCTACGGAGGCACAGCCGGAATGTGGTTGCGGCAGCCAGGCCACAGCATTCAGCGGTAAGCCCGAGTGGGCTTTCTGGCATGATGCCAAGCGGCGTAGGATATTCCGCACAACCGTAATCGAAAATGCGTTGTTCTTAGGTAAATGGCTGTTATTGGCCTATCTTTTCGAAGCATTGATGATTCGCTATGTGCCCGCAGAGATGATTGCATCTATTTTGGGCGGAGATGGTATAGCGCCCATTTTGCTGGGTGCCCTATTGGGCGGTCCCGCATATTTGAATGGCTATGCTGCTGTGCCTTTGATGGATGCCTTGCTTGATCAGGGGATGAGTAACGGTGCCGCAATGTCATTTGTCATCGCAGGCGGTATCAGCAGCATTCCCGCAGCAATTGCTGTCTGGGCCTTGGTCAAACCACGCGTTTTTTATGCCTATATTGCGACTGCAATGACCGGTGCTGTTATTGCGGGAATGTTGTGGAACATCGTTGCCTAATTGATTGCGCCGACCCATCGCTTATACTATCTGTAGCGAACCGGCCCCGCATGTCCGATCGAGGGTGGGACAACAAAGGGGGATATGGGTGCGAACCATTGGCATAGCGATTGTTTTCTTCGCCCTTTGGCTGTTGATGTCCGGTATTTTCGAACCTTTCATCATCGGGTTGGGCGTGGCTTCAGTGCTGTTGACGCTATTCATCACCAGCCGGATGGACGCACAGGATGGCGATCGGGTCAAACTGCTGCTGGCCCCGGTGAAATACGCCAAATATCTGGCTTGGTTAATGCTGGAAATCGCCCGTGCCAACTGGGCTGTGACCAAGATTATACTGGCCCGCGATATGCCGATCCGCCAGCATCTGTTCAAAACGCCCTACACCCAGAAAACCGATGTCGGGCAGGTGATCTTTGCCAATTCGATCACCCTGACACCGGGCACCATCACGGTTGAAACCGAGGACGGGCATTTTCTGGTACATGCCGTTTCCTGGTCCGAAGACGACCCCGACGCGCTGGCCGATATGGACGCGCGGATTACGGCCTGCGAAACCGCAGGGGGCGCGTGATGTTTGTTTTTGCCATCTTCGCGCTGTTTATTGCCATGGTGCTGGTTCTGGTGCGCCTATACGCCGGTCCGACGCTGTATGATCGCGTGTTGGCGGTCAATTCCTTCGGCACCCATACAGTGCTGTTCATCGGGGTGATCGGGTTTCTGACCGGCCGGCCCGATTTTCTGGATATCGCACTGCTTTATGCGCTGATCAATTTCGTTGGCACCATCGCGATCCTGAAATATTTCCGCTACCGTGCCATCGGGGATGTCCACCAGCGCCCCACAGATCGGGAGATCGGGCATTGAGCGCGCTGGAGATCA is a window encoding:
- the rodA gene encoding rod shape-determining protein RodA, with the protein product MSYLEHNIKTVPSGLRKILFLNWPVILLLAAISGIGFLILYSVAGGSMRPWVEPQMKRLAFGMGLMLFIAMVPIWFWRNMSALAYLVSVLLLLAVHFFGTVNMGAKRWIDLGFMVLQPSELAKITLIMVLAAYYDWLDIKKTSRPLWVLIPVIIIMVPTALVLKQPDLGTAILLVAGGGILMFLAGVSWFYFAAIIAAVAAAITAVFEFRGTEWQFLKDYQYRRIDTFLNPASDPLGAGYHITQSKIALGSGGLTGRGFMQGTQARLNFLPEKHTDFIFTTLAEEFGFLGAMSLLGLYALIIVFCVVSAIRNKDRYASLITLGVAATLFLFFVVNMSMVMGLAPVVGVPLPLVSYGGSAMLVLLIAFGLMQSAHVHRPR
- a CDS encoding type 2 periplasmic-binding domain-containing protein, with product MSSETKWSSFIILTEPATHCNETLRVLCELDALDTIAIMVQSGLGVAVVPKWAGLVDRFPDMRFQPIGKEARKIGLLCRTHQADHPALKLIRGAIV
- a CDS encoding helix-turn-helix transcriptional regulator, whose translation is MINEALRLLRVFHDLKQFEMAEKLGISKSHISEIEKGTKSPSLDLIERYASEFNVPVSSIMFFAEKIPDAKDGGKVKAKIATKVLDILKFVERKANA
- a CDS encoding reverse transcriptase family protein — its product is MLKETTINTYSLRDSPFFRLRSRKKLAQLLRVSPKTLSEISQREDLYSRYWKSKKGDVWLKSPPDEVDADKYRPIDIPVHRLKSLQARIAKLLSRITPPEWLFSPVKGRSYVDNAAYHKGAKAYWLLDIENFFPSCSGNNVVHFFSSKLECSPDVTAILVHITTILDTDTDRVGLPQGAPCSPILAYFSNLDMWAEIESIVKRASLKHGVYADDITISGGMVPKAAIWEIKKAIHKHGHKIKAAKEVSLIHAPADITGVIVAEGKTKLPNRQWKKLNELRAARSVAKGSKLKQRLDNQISGRIAQKNQVEQS
- a CDS encoding VOC family protein, yielding MLIFHLAYNVTDLDLTRAFYGGVLGCVEGRSTDTWVDFNFFGHQISLHLGEPFETRATGKVGDHMVMMPHLGVVLAMDEWQSLADRLKDAGIEFVIPPTLRFAGQPGEQSTMFFLDPSGNPIEVKGFADMAGVFAT
- a CDS encoding 2-hydroxyacid dehydrogenase, encoding MTTILFAAGSKRWAEYETPLRRALDALGLDYTLSPETDDPAQVDYIIYAPNPSLHDFTPLTNAKAVLSLWAGVERIVGNETLTMPLARMVNDGMTEGMVEWVVANVLRHHLGLDRYVLNPTREWAPRVPPLARDRKVAVLGLGALGQACAKGLAGMNFDVTGWSRSRKDIAGITCLSGDDGLAQTLARAEILVLLLPLTADTENLLNAKRLAQMPAGAVVINPGRGPLIDDDALLAALDSGHIAHATLDVFRKEPLPADHPYWAHPKVTVTPHIASDFRTDSAAQVIAENIRRGEAGEPLLHLVDRGAGY
- a CDS encoding SseB family protein encodes the protein MTDPTPLDTAHAAMQAAPEDTARRLRFFERLADSELFLLLEAEAQGDTIKPEVFEVDGAKYLLVFDREERLAEFVKATAHHATLSGRVAAKMLSGQGIGLAVNPGVAPSSILIPADAMAWLGEILDEAPDEIQARPVGFSTPSGISETLLAALDSKLAIAAGLAKTAYLVAVEYEGGNSGHMLAIIDALPEAEIALAKAVSEAVSFSGFATPLDVTFIAGDDPLIATLQKTGLRFDLPEKKPAAHSPAAPGRDPENPPILR
- a CDS encoding uracil-DNA glycosylase family protein produces the protein MDQFIARLQACRLCAVRFAATATAHQPRPVIWLDPQARILIAGQAPGARVHDSGKPFDDPSGDRLRDWLGVDSRTFYDLQKFAFAPMGFCFPGYDAKGSDLPPPKLCAETWRDDLIRHLTQVRLTLLVGGYAQKWHLGKAASGGVTRTVQGWRDHAPDLFPLPHPSWRNTGWIRKNPWFTTDLLPALKTRVKEVLDD
- a CDS encoding ArsR/SmtB family transcription factor, with translation MEQKNITPLSIERAASTFAALGSEQRLTVLNILVRAGDAGISIGTLGKRSGITGSTLTHHLKILTQAGLVQQTKRGRSIICAAVAYDQINTLSQYLLSECCADCALESGDPEID
- a CDS encoding permease is translated as MTDHTHSYSRKDAGPPLWKRIDKAWVVILLIPILLVIFDRPQLFPTVIFAAQAILKTGVFIVFAVLAVGYLKATGAETLLARAFEGREVRMILMAALLGGLSPFCSCEVIPFIAVLLAVGAPLSAVMAFWLSSPIMDPAMFLITSGTLGFDFAIAKTIAAVGVGLLGGFTVKIFAKSMVFSNPLRPTEAQPECGCGSQATAFSGKPEWAFWHDAKRRRIFRTTVIENALFLGKWLLLAYLFEALMIRYVPAEMIASILGGDGIAPILLGALLGGPAYLNGYAAVPLMDALLDQGMSNGAAMSFVIAGGISSIPAAIAVWALVKPRVFYAYIATAMTGAVIAGMLWNIVA
- a CDS encoding Na+/H+ antiporter subunit E — encoded protein: MRTIGIAIVFFALWLLMSGIFEPFIIGLGVASVLLTLFITSRMDAQDGDRVKLLLAPVKYAKYLAWLMLEIARANWAVTKIILARDMPIRQHLFKTPYTQKTDVGQVIFANSITLTPGTITVETEDGHFLVHAVSWSEDDPDALADMDARITACETAGGA
- a CDS encoding monovalent cation/H+ antiporter complex subunit F, which translates into the protein MFVFAIFALFIAMVLVLVRLYAGPTLYDRVLAVNSFGTHTVLFIGVIGFLTGRPDFLDIALLYALINFVGTIAILKYFRYRAIGDVHQRPTDREIGH